The genomic window CAGCTCGGGACGGACGAGGCGCACGACTACGCGCGCCTGCTGGCCCTGTCGCGCGCCATGTACGAGGACGCCGCGCCGACCTTCATCTTCGGGCCGCCGCCGGGCCTGCCTGCCCTGGCGCGCTACGCCGTGACGCGCGGGCACCGGGCCGCGCCGCACCGGACGCTCGCGCAGGTCGTGCAGAGCGGCCCGCACCTGACGCCGTTCTGGCTGCGGTTCGCGACGTACCTGGGGGCCGACCCGTACCGCGCTCCAGCCGTGCTGCACAACATCGCGTGGGTGGAGCTCGGGGAGGGCGTGTGGCACCTCGCGGGCGGCCTGGGGGCCTTCGCGGCGCGGCTCGCGGCGAGGGCCGAGCAGCTCGGCGTGCGGTTCGAGTACCTGACGCGCGTGGAGCACCTGCTGCAGTCGGGCGGGCGCGTGGTGGCGGCGCACACGGACCGGGGCGTGTTCACGGCGGACGCGTTCGTGAGTGCCGCGGACCGGTCCCTGACCTCGCAGTGGCTGGGGCGAGGACCGGAGGTGCAGGCGCGCGGCGTGAGCGGGTTCGCGCTGCAGCTGCGCCTGTCGGAGGACGTGGGGGACGCGCATCACGTGCTGTTCCCGCGCAGTTACGCGCGTGAGTGGCGGGACGTGCGGGCGGGCCGCCTGCCGCGCGACCCGACGCTGTACCTGCACCTGAACGGCACGCGCGGCTTCCTGCTCGTGAACGCGCCCGCCGTGCGGGACCCGGGCGGCGCGGGCGCAGGCGGCGCGCGGCCGGGGCCGGGGCAGGCGGAGTACGCGCGGTTCCTGCTGTCGCAGCTGCAGGCGCGACTCCCGCTGCCCGTCACGGCCTGGAACGCCCTGTCGCCCGCCGAGTACGCGCGCACGGCGCAGGGCGGCGCGCTGTACGGGCGCGCCCCGCACGGCCTGACCGGCAGCCTGCGGCCCGGCTGGACCTTCCGTGGGGTGGAGCGGCTGGTGCAGGTGGGCGGCACGGTGCATCCGGGCGGCGGGGTGCCGCTCAGCATGTCGAGCGGCTGGAACGGGGCGGGCGCGCTGCTGGGCCTGCCGTACGACCGGCTCGACCGGCTGCCCTGACCGGGGGGAGCCGTGCAGGAGTGGCGGCTCAGCGGCCGGGCGTGAGGAGCGGCACGCTGACGCCGCCGCTGCTCGCCTCGAAGGCCGACAGGTTGCCCTGGCCGGGCAGGCTGAAGCCCAGCCGGTAGCGGCCGTCCACGGGGTTGATCTCGATCTGGAAGTTCCAGCAGCAGCGGTCCACCGTGAGGTTCAGGATCGGCAGGATGCGGCTGGGCGGCTGCAGCACGCCGTTCTGCCACGTCAGCGTCTGCCGCAGGCTGGTGCTCACGTACGCGCCCGGCCGGGGGCCGTTCCCGAGGCCGAAGGTGACGGTGATCGGCTGGAAGGTCAGGGTGTCCTGCACGATGTCGCCGGGCGTGCCGGGGCTCTGGTGCGAGCGGCTGTAGTACGCGCCGCCGCTCACGAAGGCCCGCCCGAGGTCGTAACTGCCGGCCACGCTGGCGTTCGCGAGTTCGGTGAGCGTCTGTTCCAGGCCCGGCAGGTTCGCGGTCGCCTGCGCGCTGAGGCGCTGGCCCTGGCGGGTGGCGGTGAGCGTGCCGGACAGGGTGGGTTTCGTGAACCAGAAGCGCGACACGTCGAACAGCCCGCCGTAGCGGAAGTTCCAGTTGAGGTTCGTGCCCGCCTGGGTGCCGACCGAGGCGTACACGGTGTCGGAGGCGGGGTTGCCGTTCGGGAGGCTGAGGGCGTGCGTGGTGCTGAAGGTCAGCGGGCCGGTGTTGAGGGTCGCCTGTCCGTTCAGGGACGCGTTCTGCGTGACGAGCGGCGGGGCGGCGGGGTCGCTGGTGGACGGGACGCTCGTCTGGAAGTTGACGTTCTCGGTCGCGTTGAAGCTGACGGGGTTCAGGACCGCGTCGCGGGTGGCGATGGCGGCGGCGCGCAGGTTGAGGCTGCTCAGCATGCGGGAGACGGGGTCGTAGTTGAGGGTCACGCCGAAGGTGTTCGTGCGCGGCCCGCCGATCACGTCGGCGCTCAGCGCGAAGGGCGTGGGGCCGCCCGTGGCGGTGTAGCTGCCGCGCAGGCCGAGCAGCAGCGGCGTGTTGCGGCCGACCGTCGCGTCGAAGCTGGCGGTGTCGAGCCGCCCGCGGTAGAAGTTCGGTTCGAGCACGAGGTTCGCGCTGGCCCGGTCGCGCAGCAGGTTCACGCTGAAGCGCGCGGGCGCCTGCGTGTCGGGCGTCAGGAAGGCGTCCACGGCCTGCGAGGCGGTGACGGTAAAGCCGGGCGTGGGCGTGACGCGCACCTCGGCCGACAGGACGCTGCTGGGGTTGCGGCCGTATACGGCGTCGAAGGCGAAGGGGCTGGTGCCTTCCTGGCGGGTGTACAGGTAGCTGAGGCGCACGCTGTTGCTGACGTTGAAGGTCTGCGTGAGGGTCGCGCCGACGCTGAGGTTCACGGTGCGCGCGCCGGTCAGGTAGTACCGGCCGGTGAAGGTGTTGTTGAAGCTCAGGTCGGCGTCCGTCCACGGCTTGACGCCGTACGTGATGACGTGGCTCTCCTCGAGTCTCGCGGTCGAGAAGTTCGGGCCCTGCGCCTGCGCGCTGCGGCTGAGGGGGTTGCTGGCGGCGGTGTAACTGCCGAGCGCCACCCGGAAGTCCGCGCTGAGGTTCCCGAGCCGGTACGCGCCCGGATCGACGACCACCTCGCGCCGCAGGACGGTGCCGAGCGCCACGGTCGGTTCCGGCCCGAGGCGGTCCTGATCGTTCAGCTGCACGCCGATGCTCCCGAACTCCAGGCTGGGGAAGTCGGCGCTGGCGCGGCCGGTGATGTCGGTCACGCCGCGCTGCGGGTCGTTGTCGGTGCGGCCGATATCGTTGCGGACGGCCGTCAGGGTGTACAGCAGGCCGTCCTTGCTGCCGTACAGGGACAGGCGGCCCTTCACGGAGAAGTTCAGGGCGTACTCGTCCTCGCCGCGTCCCTGGTAGCCGGTGCTGCCGTCCGAGCGGGTGTAGGGCACGGTGGGTCTGGGGCTCGCGAGGGCGTACAGGTCGAGGCGGTCCACGCCCCGGATCGGCGCGAAGCTGTGCAGGTCCACCCCGAACCCCACCTGCGGCGTACGGTACTGGGAGTAGCGCAGCAGCGTCGTCCCGTAGGTGCTGCTGCCCGCCACGAACGGCAGGTCCGCCTCGACGGACACGCCGTCCGAGGCGCTCTGCGAGACGCTCAGGCGCGGCTGGCGGCTCTGGTCCTGCAGCGGCAGCACCACCACCGGCAGGAACAGCACGGGCGCGTCCGCGAGCAGCAGGGTCGCGTCGTACGCGACGAGACGGTCGCCGGGGTACAGCAGGACGCTGCGGGCACGGAAGGCGTAGTCGTTGGGGGTGCGGCCACACTTCGCGCACGGCGTGAAGTAGCTGTTGCTGGCCGTGAGCTGGCCCGGCACGCGCGACACGGCCTCCCCGCGAATCTCGATGCTGCTGTCGCTGATGACGACGTCCTCGCCCGTCAGGGCTTCCGAGCCGAGGTCCACCACGAGGCCGCTGCCCTTGAGGACCTGCGTGCTGCCGTTCTGGACGGTGTCGTACTCGCCC from Deinococcus aquiradiocola includes these protein-coding regions:
- a CDS encoding phytoene desaturase family protein translates to MNGPGGKAGGPESAVVIGAGFAGLLAALRLRLAGVNVTVLDHLDRAGGKAALGPSEGGWDAFSSGPTVVTMPDVFRGVHARAGLDAPQLAPARPTTRYAYPDGRVFAPEALRVAGSLDGTLAQLGTDEAHDYARLLALSRAMYEDAAPTFIFGPPPGLPALARYAVTRGHRAAPHRTLAQVVQSGPHLTPFWLRFATYLGADPYRAPAVLHNIAWVELGEGVWHLAGGLGAFAARLAARAEQLGVRFEYLTRVEHLLQSGGRVVAAHTDRGVFTADAFVSAADRSLTSQWLGRGPEVQARGVSGFALQLRLSEDVGDAHHVLFPRSYAREWRDVRAGRLPRDPTLYLHLNGTRGFLLVNAPAVRDPGGAGAGGARPGPGQAEYARFLLSQLQARLPLPVTAWNALSPAEYARTAQGGALYGRAPHGLTGSLRPGWTFRGVERLVQVGGTVHPGGGVPLSMSSGWNGAGALLGLPYDRLDRLP